One stretch of bacterium DNA includes these proteins:
- a CDS encoding FAD-dependent oxidoreductase: MTKDQVPMTNAGDNGSGPVGAVLVVGSGIGGIQAALELGEAGFKVYLLDEGPAIGGVMAMLDKTFPTNDCSMCILSPKLVGTGRHQNIELVNYSELLSLEGEPGRFKAKIRRKPRFVLLDKCTGCMDCTKVCPVAVPDEYNQKLAMRRATYKLYPQAIPNAVAIEKNEGKAPCRLACPSGVNAQGYVALISQKKYKEAYELVRERLPFPGVCGRVCHHPCEQECNRKEYESPVSIRALKRFAANQVYAGKVEYPVIKTPAAEREEKVAVVGAGPAGLTCALDLRAKGYKVTVFDSADKPGGMMRWGIPAYRLPREILDREIKDITDTGVELKLSSPVNGTAGVQSLLGQGFSAAFVALGCGKSRTLKIDGMALNGVLHGIEFLRDVNAGKKPAVGKRVVVIGGGNVAVDVALCAKRLGAEDVTMVCLECREEMPAHAWEIQDALTEGVKLNPSWGPQAIAGENGKVTGLRTIECTRVFDDAHRFNPQFGCVEGFEPADTVILAIGQAVDADGFDGFERGPGGTFKVNKLTFETSMPGVFAGGDMVSGPASVIEAVNAGHEAAISIDRFIKRQDLAAGREKPKEQAAKAEESAAARAKIERRERTAESSLTAADRTGFREVALGFTEEQAVAEAQRCLNCGICSECMQCVTACEAKAIDHTQTAIEEELEVGAVVLSAGFKEYKPTGEYGYGYGRYPNVVTSLEFERILSASGPYEGHVKRPSDLKQPKKVAWIQCVGSRNAEHYYCSSVCCMYATKEAVIAREHCGGNLDCHVYYMDMRCFGKDFEKYYDRAKDEYGVQFRRCKVSAVQRKGSRDQGIEGSSDGTAEDLLISYEDEAGTLREEEYDMVVVSTALAANPRVAEMAKRIGVAVDEQGFVKTDRFEPVLTERPGVYACGALVEPKDIPETVTEATGAAGAVAALLAPARNTMVLPKVYPPFRDVSGEEPRIGVFICNCGINIGGVVKVPSVVEYARTLPNVVLVDDNLFTCSQDTQQKIRKAIDENKLNRVIVASCTPRTHEPLFQETLAEAGLNPYLFTMANIRDQCSWVHMQEPNEATEKSKELVRMAVANSRLLRPLSTSPQAIVQKALVIGGGLAGMTSAIAVADQGFDTYLVEKSDRLGGNLLRLKYTETGEDLAGYVARIEQRLRAHPKIQVFTGSELTAVTGYVGNYKTTVQRKGQRTKDEGQRSDGTEVIEHGVFIVATGAEEYHPTEFLYGKDPRVLTQTELEQVLSGSPSLDSSNPRSLDPSSLKHVVMVQCVGSREKAHPWCSRICCTEAVKNALKLKSINPKANVYVLYRDMRTYGFKEKLYRDAREAGVMFVRFDPETKPEVTSADGKLHVSVYDPVLQRRLGINADMVVLSAGVVPSKSNHEIGQLLKVPLNEDGFFLEAHMKLRPVDFTTRGVFMAGMAHSPRRIPETVAQAYAAAARACSIISHKELMTEAVVAEVNPRWCTGCGMCEEICQYEAARLNPVTGKSEVTAVLCQGCGACAAACPSEAIKLKGFEAKNVISMVDAAL; encoded by the coding sequence ATGACCAAGGACCAAGTGCCAATGACCAACGCGGGCGACAACGGAAGCGGACCGGTCGGTGCCGTTCTCGTGGTCGGTTCAGGCATCGGTGGCATTCAGGCGGCGCTGGAGTTGGGTGAGGCGGGATTCAAGGTCTACCTGCTCGATGAAGGACCGGCCATCGGCGGCGTGATGGCGATGCTCGATAAGACCTTCCCAACCAACGATTGCTCGATGTGTATCCTTTCGCCGAAGTTGGTCGGCACCGGGCGGCATCAGAACATCGAGCTCGTGAACTACAGCGAGTTGCTGAGCCTGGAAGGGGAGCCGGGGCGGTTCAAGGCGAAGATACGCCGGAAGCCACGGTTCGTCCTTCTCGACAAGTGCACGGGCTGCATGGACTGCACGAAGGTCTGCCCGGTCGCGGTCCCGGACGAGTACAACCAGAAGCTCGCCATGCGCCGCGCGACCTACAAGCTCTACCCGCAGGCGATTCCCAACGCGGTGGCAATCGAGAAGAACGAAGGCAAGGCCCCGTGTCGGCTGGCGTGTCCTTCAGGCGTGAATGCGCAGGGCTACGTCGCGCTCATCTCGCAGAAGAAGTACAAAGAAGCTTACGAACTGGTGCGTGAGCGACTGCCGTTCCCAGGCGTCTGCGGTCGTGTCTGCCACCATCCGTGCGAGCAGGAATGCAACCGCAAGGAGTACGAATCGCCGGTCTCAATCAGGGCACTGAAGCGGTTCGCCGCCAACCAGGTGTACGCCGGCAAAGTCGAGTACCCGGTCATCAAGACGCCGGCGGCTGAGCGCGAAGAGAAGGTTGCAGTGGTTGGCGCGGGGCCGGCAGGCTTGACCTGCGCATTAGACCTCCGCGCCAAGGGCTACAAAGTGACTGTGTTCGACTCTGCGGACAAGCCGGGCGGGATGATGCGCTGGGGCATTCCGGCATACCGACTGCCGCGCGAGATTCTGGACCGAGAGATCAAGGACATTACCGACACCGGCGTCGAGCTGAAGCTTTCGAGTCCGGTCAACGGAACGGCTGGCGTTCAGAGCTTGCTCGGGCAGGGATTCTCCGCAGCGTTCGTCGCCCTCGGCTGCGGTAAGAGCCGGACCTTGAAGATTGACGGGATGGCACTCAACGGCGTGCTTCACGGGATTGAGTTCCTGCGCGACGTCAACGCCGGGAAGAAGCCGGCAGTCGGCAAACGAGTCGTAGTCATCGGCGGCGGAAACGTCGCGGTGGACGTGGCGCTGTGCGCCAAGCGGCTCGGGGCCGAGGATGTGACGATGGTCTGCCTCGAGTGCCGCGAAGAGATGCCGGCTCATGCATGGGAAATCCAGGATGCGCTGACCGAAGGCGTCAAACTGAACCCGTCGTGGGGGCCGCAGGCGATTGCCGGTGAGAATGGCAAGGTGACGGGGCTACGGACAATCGAGTGCACGCGGGTCTTCGACGACGCGCACCGGTTCAACCCGCAGTTCGGCTGCGTCGAGGGTTTTGAGCCCGCAGATACTGTGATTCTCGCCATCGGTCAGGCGGTCGACGCCGATGGGTTTGACGGGTTTGAGCGCGGTCCCGGCGGGACATTCAAGGTCAACAAGCTCACGTTCGAGACCAGCATGCCAGGAGTGTTCGCCGGCGGCGACATGGTCTCAGGGCCAGCGTCGGTGATCGAGGCCGTGAATGCCGGGCACGAGGCTGCCATTTCCATCGACCGGTTCATCAAACGGCAAGACCTGGCCGCGGGGCGCGAGAAGCCCAAAGAACAGGCGGCGAAGGCCGAGGAGTCGGCTGCGGCACGGGCAAAGATTGAGCGGCGCGAACGGACTGCGGAATCTTCTCTGACGGCCGCGGACCGCACTGGCTTCCGCGAAGTCGCCCTCGGCTTCACCGAGGAGCAGGCGGTTGCAGAGGCGCAGCGTTGCCTGAACTGCGGCATCTGCTCCGAGTGTATGCAGTGCGTCACCGCGTGCGAGGCGAAGGCGATTGACCATACCCAGACCGCAATAGAGGAAGAACTTGAAGTCGGCGCGGTCGTGCTGTCGGCAGGGTTCAAGGAGTACAAGCCAACTGGCGAGTATGGCTACGGGTATGGCCGGTACCCGAACGTGGTGACGAGCCTCGAGTTCGAGCGTATCCTGTCCGCCTCCGGGCCATACGAAGGCCACGTGAAGCGGCCCAGCGACCTGAAGCAGCCGAAGAAGGTCGCGTGGATTCAGTGCGTGGGCTCGCGCAATGCCGAGCACTACTACTGCTCGTCGGTCTGCTGCATGTACGCGACCAAGGAAGCGGTGATCGCGCGCGAGCACTGCGGCGGCAACCTCGACTGCCATGTCTACTACATGGACATGCGCTGCTTCGGCAAGGACTTTGAGAAGTATTACGACCGGGCCAAGGACGAGTACGGCGTGCAGTTCCGGCGCTGCAAGGTGAGTGCGGTTCAGCGAAAGGGATCAAGGGACCAAGGGATCGAGGGATCGAGTGACGGCACCGCCGAGGACCTGCTGATATCGTATGAGGATGAAGCGGGGACGCTGCGCGAGGAGGAGTATGACATGGTCGTGGTCTCCACCGCGCTTGCGGCCAACCCGCGCGTAGCCGAGATGGCCAAGCGTATCGGCGTTGCCGTTGACGAGCAAGGGTTTGTGAAGACCGACCGGTTCGAGCCGGTGCTGACCGAACGCCCCGGCGTCTACGCCTGCGGTGCGCTGGTCGAGCCCAAGGACATTCCCGAGACTGTGACCGAGGCCACGGGTGCGGCCGGCGCGGTCGCAGCCCTGCTCGCGCCGGCCCGCAACACCATGGTTCTGCCCAAGGTCTACCCGCCGTTCCGTGACGTGTCGGGCGAGGAACCGCGCATCGGGGTCTTCATCTGTAATTGTGGTATCAATATCGGCGGCGTGGTGAAGGTGCCGAGCGTGGTCGAGTATGCACGGACATTGCCGAACGTCGTGCTGGTCGACGACAACCTCTTCACCTGCTCGCAGGATACCCAGCAGAAGATCCGAAAAGCCATCGACGAGAACAAGCTGAATCGGGTCATCGTCGCGTCCTGCACGCCGCGGACGCACGAGCCGCTTTTCCAGGAGACACTGGCTGAGGCCGGGTTGAACCCGTACCTGTTCACGATGGCCAACATCCGTGACCAGTGCTCATGGGTTCACATGCAGGAGCCAAACGAGGCGACCGAGAAATCGAAGGAACTAGTCCGGATGGCGGTGGCCAACTCGCGCCTGCTGCGACCGCTCTCGACCTCACCGCAGGCGATTGTTCAGAAGGCGCTTGTCATCGGCGGTGGTCTGGCCGGGATGACTTCGGCAATCGCGGTCGCCGACCAGGGGTTTGACACCTACTTGGTCGAGAAGAGCGACCGGCTGGGTGGTAACCTGCTGCGTCTGAAGTACACCGAGACGGGAGAGGACCTCGCCGGTTACGTCGCACGGATTGAGCAGAGGCTCCGAGCGCATCCCAAGATTCAAGTGTTCACGGGCTCAGAGCTCACCGCCGTGACCGGCTACGTCGGGAACTACAAGACCACGGTCCAGAGGAAAGGACAAAGGACAAAGGACGAAGGACAAAGATCGGACGGGACCGAGGTCATCGAGCATGGTGTCTTCATCGTCGCCACCGGCGCGGAGGAATACCACCCGACCGAATTCCTCTATGGCAAGGACCCTCGGGTACTCACGCAGACTGAACTCGAGCAGGTTCTCTCCGGTTCTCCTTCACTTGATTCCTCGAATCCTCGATCCCTTGATCCCTCTTCTCTCAAGCACGTCGTCATGGTCCAATGCGTCGGGTCGCGGGAGAAAGCACATCCGTGGTGCTCGCGCATCTGCTGTACTGAGGCGGTGAAGAATGCGCTCAAGCTCAAGAGCATCAACCCGAAGGCAAACGTCTACGTCCTGTACCGGGACATGCGCACCTACGGGTTCAAGGAGAAGCTGTACCGCGACGCGCGTGAAGCGGGCGTGATGTTCGTCCGGTTCGACCCGGAAACGAAGCCGGAAGTGACGAGTGCCGATGGCAAGTTGCACGTGTCAGTCTATGACCCAGTATTGCAGCGCCGGCTGGGCATCAACGCTGACATGGTCGTTCTCTCTGCCGGTGTGGTGCCGTCGAAGTCGAACCACGAGATCGGGCAATTGCTCAAGGTCCCGCTCAATGAGGACGGCTTCTTCCTCGAGGCGCACATGAAGCTCCGGCCGGTGGATTTCACGACCCGCGGTGTGTTTATGGCGGGAATGGCGCACAGCCCGCGCCGGATTCCGGAGACCGTGGCGCAGGCGTACGCGGCCGCTGCGCGCGCCTGCTCGATCATATCGCACAAAGAGCTCATGACCGAGGCGGTCGTGGCCGAGGTCAATCCGCGCTGGTGCACGGGCTGCGGTATGTGTGAGGAGATCTGCCAGTACGAAGCGGCGCGACTGAACCCGGTGA